The sequence TTGCCGCTGGCCACAGCCACGCGGACTTTCTTGCCGTCCACGATCTGCTTGCGCACGCGGGTGGCCTTGCCGGTTTCGGGGTCCACCAGGGCCACCTTGGAGGCGTGCAGGGCCAGCTCGCGCTGTTCCTGGCCGCCCTGAGGGTTGGCGGGGCTGGGCTTGACGTTCTTGGTGACGAGGTTCACGCCTTCCACCACGACCTTCTGGTCGCGGGGCAGCGCCAGCAGCACCTTGCCGCTTTTGCCCTTGTGCTTGCCGCTCAGCACGATGACGGTGTCACCCTTTTTCACGTGCAGCTTGTCGTTGTGGTGGCTACCAGCGCTGGGACGGGGCATTACAGCACCTCCGGG is a genomic window of Deinococcus arcticus containing:
- the rplX gene encoding 50S ribosomal protein L24 yields the protein MPRPSAGSHHNDKLHVKKGDTVIVLSGKHKGKSGKVLLALPRDQKVVVEGVNLVTKNVKPSPANPQGGQEQRELALHASKVALVDPETGKATRVRKQIVDGKKVRVAVASGKTID